From Actinomycetota bacterium:
CTTTTGTGATTGGGGCGCTGACTTGCGCGAGATCGCGCGTCGTGCGTCCAGGAGGCGGCAATACCCAAGCCATGGAGACAAAGCCTGAACAGTCCTGGCGATAACCCTCGAACCTGGAGGTCTGGCTGTAGGGAATCCCGAGATCGACCCACCTTTGAGCGCGCAAGATAATTGTGTCGCGAGAGATGGCGCCTGCGTCTTGAGCGAACGCCAGCGCAAAAACCACCGTCACCACAACAAGCGTGATCGCGCGAATGAAGGTGCCTGGAATCGCCTGCAGGCAAAGGCTGATACGTGCTGGAATAGGCTCCATCACATCTCCTGGTACGGCCACTGTTATGTATCGGCTAAAGTTGGCGTTGCGTGAAGCGCTGGTACGAATGTGTTGATTTTACCAGTTTCTCCGAAGGAAGCCACTGCGCTGCGCTGGTTCGAGGTGATACCATTGGCGTTAGCATGGCCAGCTCCCGAAAGGAGGCAGTAAATGTCGACACCGTCACCGGGACAAAGAGCCCCTGAACTTGTGCTCCCGACACATCTCGGAAGCCAATTCGATCTTGCCGCCGAGCGGGGCAAAAACGTTGTTGTAGTGTTCTATCCGCTCGCGTGGACCCCTGTTTGAACCAGCCAGATTCCCTCGTATCAGGCGCAACTCGCCAGGTTCGAGGAGCTCAACACCCAGGTCCTGGGTGTAAGCGTCGATCACACACCAGCCCTCATAGCCTGGGCTGAGCACCTGGACGGCATCACCTACCCTCTCGCATCCGATTTCTGGCCGCATGGCGCGGTTTCACGGAAGTGGGGAGTCTTCAGAGAGCCGGATGGACACTCTGAGCGCGCTATCTTTATTGTCGATCGCGATGGCTTCATTAGGTATGTGGACGTTCATGACATCGATGACCAGCCCGACAATGAAGTGTTGTTCCGGCAGCTCGAGCTAGTTGAGCCGGATAGGTTGCCGACTCAGCGCGACGCCGAGCCATCACAAGAACCAAATTCCTCGGCAGGCACCGTCGGCGTGGTGATGTACTGCACGCCAGGCTGCTTCGACTGCATACAGGCTCGTAAGTGGCTCGCAAAGCACGCCATCGAATACGTGGAAGTCGATGTCTCCAGAGATATCGTCGCCCGCGATCGCGCTGCGGCTTACAACGAGGGCCGCCTACACACTCCAACTTTCGAAGTCGGCGAACAGGTATGTGTCGACTTTCGCCCCGACAGGCTAAGACAACTGCTCCGGCTCGACCGCAGCTCGTAAGTCAGGTTTTCTTCCGAGAACCGCCCGTCTTTTCATCCGCGCCGGGATGACGCAGCCGTGTCCTGCCCGAGCCGTACTTCAGGCCGGTAAGCCCGCCTCCGGTCAGCCCCACACCGGCAACAGCCAAATAGAGCACCCCTATCAACTGGCCGGTCAGCACCACAAACGAACCGGCCAAAACGATGCCTATCCCCGTCAACCAAAAGACAAAGGACGCTCGAGCGCGAGTCCATTCGCCCACGGCCAGTCCCGCAAACATGCCTCCCACGGCTCCCGCCACGCCCGCTAAAGCCACAAGCAGCGTCTCCATTTAGCGGCTACCGGCCTTCCTGCTTCAACTTGCCGAGCAACCACGCCATATTCTCGCCAAGGCGGCGCATTGTCCTCACGCCTTCTTCATCCTGCAAGACATCGCCCGGTTGCCGCCCGACTCCGATGTTCCAGTAGCTCGAACCAACCATCATCATCTCGCCGATAAGGAAGAAGTGAGACATTGTGTCTAGCGCATGGATGGCCCCCGCCCTTCTGACCGCAACGATCGCCGCTCCGGGCTTTCGAGCGAAAGTACTACCGTTGGCCCTGGACACATACCCGACCCGATCGATCACCGCTTTCATGTCGCTACTCACATCGGCAAAATAAACAGGAGAAGCCAGGATGATGCCGTCGGCTTCTTTGAGCTCCTCGATGATGACATTGACGAAATCATCTCGGCCATGACACTGGCCATCTGCCCTCTTATAGCAGGCCGAGCACGCGGTGCACCCCAAAACCACCTTCCCGGCGGTCTGCATCTGGACGCACTCGATACCCGCCTCCTCGAGTGGCTCGAACACCATATTCACGAGTGAAGCGGTATTGCCGCCTACTCTCGGCGACCCGTTTATGGCAACGACTTTCATCTTCGCTTACTCCTGACCTCGATGGACGAACCGTCCTTTAAAGATTACTCCAGCCTTTCGTCTCGTGCACGCTTCAGCTCTCCGGCATGCCTGCCGATAGATTCGATACAAGCATGATCACATGCAACACGAGTCAAGCACGCCCGGAGGATGATACGGTGATCAAGACATCGCGCGGTCTTGCACTGATACGCGATTACTATAACGATGAAACATGCTACATGTTTATGATCGTGCTTAATTCAACCTCGGCGCTGGAAGCCAACATCGCTCTCGAACTTCTGCTGAAGTCGGTTCCCGATCGCGCCTTGATATGTGCCGTGAACATGCGCGAGCTGTTCAAGTCGCTGCCCGCGCCCCCGTTTGTCATGGCTGTCGACGAGGATACCCTGACACGGGTAGCGGGTCTCGAGAAGAACATGGCGGCACTGGAAAAGAGCATAGAAGACGAATACTCCGTAGTAGTGACCACCGCCGGCAACCTGGTGCTCGACCTGATCGTTCGGGATGGCGACGTCAAGCATTTCTGGACACCGACCCCGATTACCACCGATTTCATGAACCCCGATCTCATTGAGGCGGTTCTGTTCAGCGATTATCTTCTCGAATCGATAGTCGACCTTTTCGTAGCGATGGGCGTACCTGTGCATCCTAACTTCTTCATGTCGCTTGAAGATTGGTGCCTTGAAAACGCGACCGAGGCGATGCGGGACTTGCAAGAGCTATTCTGATGCACGCTCATGCACCGACCACATCGGCAATGGCAATGACGTGGCAGCCCGCCTGCTTCATGCGCGTCCACGCATCACTTTCATCATTGGGAGCCAAACCAACGGCTCGGCACCCGTCTTTGACAACCACGACCTGAAAGCCAAGTCTCTTGGCATCGAGCGCTGTAAACAACACACAGTAATCGGTAGCAACTCCGGCGAGCAGCAGTCTCGAGACACGATGCCGCTTCAGCAGAACCTCCAGCCCTGTCGAGTGGCGCCGGTCGTTGTCGAAAAACCCGCTATAGCTATCGATCCTGGGATCGGCTCCCTTGCGGACGACATGGTGAATGCCGGAGATGTCCAGTCCCGAGTGAAACGACGCGCCGGCGCTCTGCTGAACACAGTGATCCGGCCAGAGCGTCTGCTGGACGCCATCGATCTCCACTACATCCCCAGGCGCCTTTCCGCTATGAGAA
This genomic window contains:
- a CDS encoding redoxin family protein, with translation MSTPSPGQRAPELVLPTHLGSQFDLAAERGKNVVVVFYPLAWTPV
- a CDS encoding flavodoxin family protein is translated as MKVVAINGSPRVGGNTASLVNMVFEPLEEAGIECVQMQTAGKVVLGCTACSACYKRADGQCHGRDDFVNVIIEELKEADGIILASPVYFADVSSDMKAVIDRVGYVSRANGSTFARKPGAAIVAVRRAGAIHALDTMSHFFLIGEMMMVGSSYWNIGVGRQPGDVLQDEEGVRTMRRLGENMAWLLGKLKQEGR